In Scleropages formosus chromosome 20, fSclFor1.1, whole genome shotgun sequence, a single window of DNA contains:
- the LOC108926265 gene encoding suppressor of cytokine signaling 1-like produces the protein MVARNNLEDNSAATQNRTSIELPAVDFHPLQNRQHQHGAPCPESQTRFRLFKNDDFKIITKTTSMLERSGFYWGPITVEEAHSRLKQEPLGTFLIRDSRQKDVLFTLSYRAPSGPTSVRINFEGSRFSLAGSEKSFDSIFTLLEHYIASPKKCLIRPYRKVRLQPLQELCRKRIIETCGGEKIDNIPVNAVLKDFLNSFPYRL, from the coding sequence ATGGTTGCACGCAATAACCTGGAAGACAATTCagcagcaacacagaacagaacaagCATCGAACTTCCTGCAGTTGATTTCCACCCCCTCCAGAACAGGCAGCACCAGCACGGCGCCCCCTGCCCTGAGAGCCAGACACGCTTCCGACTCTTCAAAAACGACGACTTCAAAATTATCACCAAGACGACCTCCATGCTGGAGAGAAGCGGTTTTTACTGGGGCCCCATAACAGTTGAAGAAGCTCACAGCAGACTGAAACAGGAGCCTCTGGGAACCTTCCTCATCCGAGACAGTCGACAAAAAGACGTGTTGTTCACGCTCAGCTACAGGGCGCCATCGGGACCCACCAGTGTTCGGATCAATTTCGAGGGCTCCCGCTTCAGCTTGGCTGGAAGTGAGAAGTCCTTTGACTCCATCTTCACACTGTTGGAACATTACATAGCTTCACCTAAGAAGTGTCTCATCAGGCCTTACAGGAAAGTCAGATTACAGCCATTGCAAGAGCTTTGCCGGAAAAGGATTATCGAAACATGTGGTGGGGAGAAAATAGACAACATCCCAGTAAATGCTGTTTTGAAAGACTTTTTGAACTCCTTTCCTTATCGGCTATAA